One window of the Ureibacillus sp. FSL W7-1570 genome contains the following:
- a CDS encoding sensor histidine kinase: MRKKLPLRTTMFLFSFVIVLFSIMTSGAIMIHNIAGAFEKEFGSRAIAIARTVAQLEEVQTTVGTEKGFEVIQPIAERVRLATDVDYIVIFDMKGVRYSHPSESRIGTINEEIMKNAAYSQHEYISKAFGVQGFSIRAFVPIMNPEATRQVGVITVGIITPKWQHLVEEYQSDIYISLFWGLLIGLVGSILIANHIKRQTLNLEPSEIARIVEERSAIMQAMDVGLLATDGKGNITYMNHLARKYTHFFGKRGTLKEVFQNTWLGEEHIEKQDGYRPLSMFNQMYLVRIFPLKIHDKNAGSLIVITDRKEAHTLAEELTGVKTLVDTLRAQHHEFLNRLHSIAGLIQLNRNEEAISLILDEITDEESVFQKIKDKIQDYSIQGLLIGKFSRAKELGVELTLSDDSYLFDYVTGFSSGDLITIIGNLLDNAMEACLSKEEKFVDILIQGDKHYLYIEVQDNGAGIQKPVERIFDYGFTTKNKAGHGIGLALVKQIVESNHGTIQVFSEVGVGTTMIVQVGRNEQ; the protein is encoded by the coding sequence ATGAGAAAGAAATTGCCTCTTCGTACAACAATGTTCTTATTTTCTTTTGTAATTGTGCTGTTTTCCATTATGACAAGCGGGGCCATCATGATTCACAATATTGCCGGCGCCTTTGAGAAAGAGTTTGGATCACGGGCAATCGCCATCGCCCGAACCGTCGCCCAATTGGAAGAAGTTCAGACAACGGTCGGGACGGAAAAAGGATTTGAAGTCATCCAGCCGATTGCGGAACGGGTCCGTTTAGCAACCGATGTGGACTACATCGTGATTTTCGATATGAAAGGTGTCCGTTATTCCCACCCATCGGAAAGCAGAATCGGAACCATTAACGAAGAAATAATGAAAAATGCGGCATATTCCCAACACGAGTACATATCAAAAGCTTTTGGGGTACAAGGTTTTTCCATCCGCGCATTCGTACCGATCATGAATCCCGAGGCTACAAGACAAGTCGGGGTGATCACCGTCGGAATCATAACTCCGAAGTGGCAACATTTAGTCGAAGAGTATCAATCGGATATATACATCTCTTTATTTTGGGGATTATTGATCGGTCTTGTTGGATCCATATTGATCGCCAATCATATCAAACGGCAAACATTAAATCTGGAACCTTCCGAAATTGCCCGTATTGTGGAGGAACGTTCCGCCATTATGCAGGCGATGGACGTCGGGCTTCTTGCCACGGATGGCAAAGGCAATATTACGTATATGAACCATTTGGCAAGAAAATATACCCATTTTTTTGGAAAAAGAGGAACTTTGAAAGAAGTGTTTCAGAATACTTGGTTAGGAGAAGAACATATAGAAAAGCAGGATGGTTACCGGCCGCTGTCAATGTTTAACCAGATGTATCTGGTCCGCATCTTCCCATTAAAAATTCATGATAAAAACGCCGGTTCCCTCATTGTCATCACTGACCGGAAAGAAGCGCATACATTAGCGGAAGAATTGACTGGGGTAAAAACGCTTGTTGACACCCTCCGAGCCCAACACCATGAATTTCTCAACCGCCTGCACAGTATTGCGGGGTTGATTCAACTCAACCGGAATGAAGAAGCCATCAGTTTAATATTGGATGAAATTACCGATGAAGAAAGTGTCTTCCAAAAAATTAAAGACAAAATTCAAGACTATTCCATTCAAGGATTGCTCATAGGCAAATTTTCAAGAGCGAAGGAGCTGGGGGTGGAACTCACCTTAAGCGACGATTCTTACTTATTTGATTATGTTACCGGTTTTTCCAGCGGCGACTTGATCACCATCATCGGAAATCTGCTGGATAATGCCATGGAAGCTTGTCTATCAAAAGAAGAAAAGTTTGTGGATATCCTCATCCAAGGGGACAAACATTACTTATATATCGAAGTTCAGGACAATGGAGCAGGAATTCAAAAACCGGTGGAGCGGATTTTTGACTATGGTTTTACAACGAAAAATAAAGCTGGCCATGGAATCGGATTGGCGTTGGTAAAACAAATTGTCGAATCAAATCATGGAACAATTCAAGTGTTTTCGGAAGTGGGTGTCGGAACAACGATGATTGTACAAGTTGGGAGGAATGAACAATGA
- a CDS encoding response regulator, whose amino-acid sequence MKDIRVLIVEDDPMVLEVNKSFLMKTKGFSLAGEAQSGEQAYQEIKEKMPDLILLDMYLPDISGLELFYKIRNERLPVDIIMITAARDAKTVQELTRLGAFDYLVKPFRLERFQQALENYARSRKKLTTKDELKQDDIDEYYGTTSFETQKELPKGLNEITMKQITDKLKEINEPVTAEQLAQITGMARVTVRKYLDYLASISEVKIDLKYGTVGRPTKYYSL is encoded by the coding sequence ATGAAAGATATTCGGGTCTTGATTGTGGAAGATGATCCAATGGTACTCGAAGTAAACAAAAGTTTTCTAATGAAAACAAAGGGGTTTTCCCTCGCCGGAGAAGCTCAATCAGGTGAACAAGCCTATCAGGAAATCAAGGAAAAAATGCCCGATTTAATCCTTTTGGATATGTATTTGCCGGATATTTCCGGACTGGAGCTATTTTACAAAATTCGAAATGAACGCCTCCCGGTTGACATCATTATGATTACGGCAGCACGAGATGCAAAAACCGTTCAAGAATTGACGCGTTTGGGAGCTTTCGATTATTTGGTGAAACCGTTCCGCCTGGAGAGATTCCAACAAGCATTGGAAAATTACGCCCGCTCCCGAAAGAAATTGACCACGAAAGACGAATTGAAACAGGATGACATTGACGAATATTATGGCACTACTTCTTTTGAGACACAGAAGGAACTTCCAAAAGGACTTAATGAAATCACGATGAAACAAATCACCGACAAGTTGAAGGAAATCAACGAACCGGTGACCGCTGAACAGTTGGCTCAAATTACGGGCATGGCGAGGGTCACTGTAAGAAAATATTTGGACTATCTCGCAAGTATCAGCGAAGTGAAAATCGATTTAAAATACGGTACAGTCGGCCGTCCAACCAAATATTATTCTCTTTGA
- a CDS encoding DctP family TRAP transporter solute-binding subunit, which yields MRNLLKVFMYCILLAIPFLTLACTQYDDYPEDLEQLSEDERLVIRFSHVVGEDTPKGMAARKFAELIKERSNGRIEVQVFSNGTLYKDVEELNALLNGNIQMIAPAISKLTDLVPELSVYDLPYAFDSMEEVHEFTESKAGNQLKNLLKQHNLIVLGLWDSGFKQISNDTRPIEHYKDLKGIRMRIMQSDILAEQYRTVDALPRKIDFNTVFQSLQKGDVEGQENTLTNITSKNLYSLQKYLTISDHGYLGYFLLFNYDFWKKLSPEDQELIKETLEEVQEWQWQIAKELNDQKLQEIEDCRCIQIHYLSEEEKKDWEKRFSPVYDYYKQHFGNYYIQNLPKYKDVK from the coding sequence ATGAGAAACTTATTAAAAGTGTTCATGTATTGTATTTTGTTAGCGATTCCATTTCTAACGCTTGCATGCACTCAGTATGATGATTATCCCGAAGATTTGGAGCAACTGAGTGAAGATGAGCGGCTTGTCATCCGTTTCTCCCATGTTGTCGGAGAGGATACACCGAAAGGAATGGCCGCCCGTAAATTTGCCGAACTCATTAAAGAACGGTCCAATGGCCGGATCGAAGTTCAAGTTTTCTCAAATGGAACCCTTTACAAAGATGTGGAAGAATTGAATGCGCTCCTTAACGGGAATATCCAAATGATTGCCCCTGCCATTTCAAAGCTGACCGACTTGGTCCCTGAACTTTCGGTTTATGATCTTCCCTACGCCTTTGATTCAATGGAGGAAGTTCATGAGTTCACCGAAAGCAAGGCGGGAAATCAATTGAAGAACCTGTTGAAACAACATAATCTGATCGTTCTCGGCTTATGGGACAGCGGTTTTAAACAAATCAGCAACGACACCCGGCCGATCGAACATTACAAAGATTTGAAAGGCATCCGAATGCGCATCATGCAAAGCGATATTTTGGCTGAACAATATCGCACCGTTGATGCATTGCCAAGAAAAATCGATTTCAACACCGTCTTTCAATCGCTGCAAAAAGGCGATGTGGAAGGACAAGAAAATACATTGACAAACATCACAAGCAAAAATCTCTATTCATTGCAAAAATACTTGACGATATCCGATCACGGTTACTTAGGATATTTCCTGCTCTTCAATTATGATTTTTGGAAGAAATTATCACCAGAAGATCAAGAACTCATCAAAGAGACTCTTGAAGAAGTTCAAGAATGGCAATGGCAAATTGCAAAAGAATTGAACGATCAAAAACTGCAGGAAATTGAAGATTGCCGATGCATTCAAATCCATTATTTGTCGGAAGAAGAGAAAAAAGACTGGGAGAAACGTTTCTCTCCTGTATATGACTACTATAAACAGCATTTTGGAAACTACTATATTCAAAATCTTCCGAAATATAAAGATGTCAAATAG
- a CDS encoding TRAP transporter substrate-binding protein, whose amino-acid sequence MKKWLLATILGVLALALAACGGDSSSSDDKKSSDEYTADKPLVIKFSHVTAQDSVKGKAADYFAQLVDEKTEGKVKVEVYPASQLYGDADELDALVSGNVHMIAPSVTKMVKLDPRWQYVDMPYLFESEEHVQKFFDSELAQKLFNSDQLAANDIKGMAFWPNGFKHFSNNKHPLVKPEDFKGLKFRTQAGQVLEAQFEALGAGSATIAFGETYAALQQGTVDGAENPFNNFDTMKFYEVQKYLSTTQHGRLDYAIFVNKSFWESMPEDLRAKVEEALAEATKYAQDLAAEENQKSFEKIKSLGTVEVYEMTDEERAALKEALQPVYDKFEDVITKELIDGIKALAE is encoded by the coding sequence ATGAAGAAATGGCTATTAGCCACGATTTTAGGGGTGTTGGCACTTGCGCTTGCTGCCTGTGGCGGCGACAGTTCCAGCAGTGATGACAAGAAATCTAGTGATGAGTACACTGCAGACAAACCGCTTGTCATCAAGTTCTCTCACGTAACAGCTCAAGATAGTGTAAAAGGTAAAGCTGCTGATTATTTTGCACAATTAGTGGATGAAAAAACAGAAGGTAAAGTAAAAGTTGAAGTGTATCCAGCTTCCCAATTATACGGGGATGCAGACGAACTTGATGCGTTAGTATCAGGGAACGTACATATGATCGCTCCTTCTGTAACAAAAATGGTAAAACTTGATCCACGTTGGCAATATGTTGATATGCCATATTTATTCGAAAGTGAAGAACATGTTCAAAAATTCTTTGATTCTGAATTGGCTCAAAAATTATTCAACTCAGATCAATTGGCAGCAAACGATATTAAAGGGATGGCATTCTGGCCAAACGGATTCAAACATTTCTCCAACAACAAACATCCATTGGTAAAACCTGAAGATTTCAAAGGTTTGAAATTTCGTACACAAGCTGGACAAGTATTGGAAGCTCAATTTGAAGCATTAGGCGCAGGTTCTGCGACAATCGCCTTTGGTGAAACTTACGCTGCTCTTCAACAAGGAACAGTTGATGGCGCGGAAAACCCATTCAACAACTTTGATACAATGAAATTCTATGAAGTTCAAAAATATTTATCTACAACACAACATGGTCGTCTTGACTATGCGATTTTCGTAAACAAATCTTTCTGGGAATCAATGCCTGAAGATTTACGTGCAAAAGTGGAAGAAGCGCTTGCTGAAGCTACGAAATATGCTCAAGATTTGGCGGCTGAAGAAAACCAAAAATCTTTCGAAAAAATCAAAAGCTTAGGCACAGTGGAAGTATATGAAATGACTGATGAAGAGCGTGCAGCTCTTAAAGAAGCGTTACAACCTGTTTATGATAAATTCGAAGATGTTATTACAAAAGAATTAATTGATGGCATCAAGGCTTTAGCTGAATAA
- a CDS encoding TRAP transporter small permease — translation MLMKIWAWFEEIFSGLFFGAGVLLIFYGVFMRYVLNHPQAWVEEVARYSIIWGTFLGFGMALKHNQHIQVDILYDRLNPAGKYILNLVATALSIIFCLIYTYYGWNLVSARLNSGMVSLEVGIPMWIVYLILPISGVLFLLRFIERLVNILRRKDEEYANPLN, via the coding sequence GTGTTAATGAAAATTTGGGCTTGGTTTGAGGAAATCTTCTCGGGTCTTTTTTTTGGCGCCGGTGTCCTCTTAATCTTCTACGGAGTATTTATGCGATATGTTTTAAACCATCCCCAGGCATGGGTTGAAGAGGTGGCAAGATATTCAATCATTTGGGGCACTTTCCTGGGCTTCGGTATGGCATTAAAACACAATCAGCACATTCAAGTGGATATTTTATACGACCGTTTAAACCCTGCCGGAAAATATATTCTCAATCTTGTAGCAACCGCGTTGAGCATTATATTCTGTCTGATTTATACATATTACGGATGGAATCTGGTCTCTGCTCGACTCAATTCTGGAATGGTATCTCTTGAAGTGGGCATCCCTATGTGGATTGTTTACCTGATACTACCAATTTCAGGAGTGCTTTTCTTGCTTCGATTTATCGAACGGTTGGTAAACATTCTGCGTAGAAAGGATGAAGAATATGCTAACCCTCTTAATTAG
- a CDS encoding TRAP transporter large permease subunit — protein sequence MLTLLISFFILVFLRVPIAISLALSTILMLFMSDFNMNMMPQRMFTALDSFPMMAIPGFVLAGAIMARGGISKYLIEALRSWVGHLPGGLSVVTILACGIFAAISGSSPATAAAIGSIMIPALISAGYNKRYAYGLVAAGGTLGILIPPSVPLIIYGITAEESIGKLFMAGVIPGLGLLAVLIVAAIVYAKKQGYQGDQKATWEERGRKSLKAIWGALLPVLILGTIYKGVITPTESAVIAVVYGLIVSIFIYRELSWKDFRHVMVESINVTAMIFLIIGAASLFGLYMTNEQVPHKVGQWIAESDMNKWVFLLIVNFLFFILGMFLEAVSIILITLPILLPILKHFGIDLYHFAIIMVINLELGMITPPVGLNLFVVAGVAKEKLGEVVRGVIPFIVLMIAYLIVVILFPQLSLWLPFGTGK from the coding sequence ATGCTAACCCTCTTAATTAGTTTCTTTATATTAGTATTCTTGCGGGTTCCTATAGCAATCAGTTTGGCCTTATCTACCATTTTAATGTTATTTATGTCCGATTTTAATATGAACATGATGCCTCAACGGATGTTTACCGCACTCGATTCCTTTCCAATGATGGCCATCCCCGGATTCGTACTTGCAGGTGCCATTATGGCCCGCGGCGGAATTTCAAAATATTTGATTGAAGCATTGCGTTCATGGGTCGGGCATCTGCCAGGAGGATTATCCGTTGTAACGATCCTGGCCTGCGGGATTTTCGCCGCCATTTCCGGTTCATCTCCGGCAACGGCCGCTGCCATTGGTTCGATCATGATTCCCGCCCTCATCTCAGCAGGATATAATAAAAGATATGCTTACGGATTGGTTGCCGCCGGCGGAACGCTCGGTATTTTGATTCCTCCAAGCGTCCCTCTCATTATCTACGGTATCACCGCCGAGGAATCAATCGGAAAATTATTCATGGCTGGCGTTATCCCTGGTTTGGGCTTGCTTGCCGTTCTGATTGTCGCTGCCATCGTTTATGCGAAAAAGCAAGGATATCAAGGTGACCAAAAAGCCACTTGGGAAGAACGCGGAAGAAAATCGTTGAAAGCCATTTGGGGTGCATTATTACCGGTATTAATTTTAGGCACTATCTACAAAGGAGTTATCACTCCAACAGAATCTGCCGTGATTGCGGTCGTTTACGGACTCATCGTTTCTATTTTCATTTACCGTGAGTTGAGCTGGAAAGATTTCCGCCATGTGATGGTTGAATCCATTAACGTAACAGCGATGATTTTCCTTATTATCGGAGCTGCCTCATTATTCGGTTTATATATGACAAACGAACAAGTCCCTCATAAAGTCGGTCAATGGATTGCGGAAAGTGACATGAACAAATGGGTATTCTTGTTAATCGTTAACTTCCTGTTTTTCATTTTGGGAATGTTCTTGGAAGCGGTATCGATTATTTTGATCACTTTGCCAATTTTATTACCGATATTAAAACATTTCGGTATCGATTTATATCACTTCGCCATTATCATGGTAATCAACTTGGAACTTGGTATGATCACACCTCCAGTTGGTTTAAACTTGTTCGTCGTTGCGGGTGTTGCGAAAGAAAAATTGGGGGAAGTCGTTCGGGGCGTAATTCCATTCATTGTATTGATGATTGCATACTTGATCGTCGTCATCCTCTTCCCTCAATTATCGCTATGGCTGCCATTCGGAACCGGAAAATAA
- a CDS encoding MFS transporter → METKGYQLNEAGYWRIVASLGLASTFIFASFYSFQPLIPVFEKEFSISVTYSSLTMSLATLSLIFGLIVLGFFSDRNGRVVFIKLSVLLSILPFLVMLFVEKYWVISLLRFIQGFTLAGVPAASLAYIGEEIESKVRNLATSIYISTNALGGMIGRFLAGNLSETYSWQSAITIIMIFGICVFIFVLIALPKSKFFVPSAVSFLEDLKGFGYHLNNPILLLLFGLGIVLQITFTGTWTYLPFQLAQPPFSMSLDSISFLYFAYAFGIIGAPIASWLSNKFTLEKVRTFAIFFLSFGVLCTLHSSLFVVLFGLCVVCFGFFTAHSLTAASVGKTATHLKGSASSLYLVAYYIGVASGSTLVAPVYHHLGWKGFILITVAVTISYVIFLNFSLIKYHQKKSLEN, encoded by the coding sequence ATGGAAACAAAGGGGTATCAATTGAATGAGGCCGGCTACTGGCGCATCGTTGCAAGCCTCGGGTTGGCATCAACCTTCATTTTTGCAAGCTTTTATTCCTTTCAACCGCTCATTCCTGTATTCGAAAAAGAGTTTTCCATTTCAGTGACGTACTCCAGCTTGACCATGTCACTGGCAACGTTGTCCCTGATTTTCGGGCTGATTGTTTTAGGGTTTTTTTCCGACAGAAATGGACGAGTCGTATTCATCAAACTTTCCGTCCTTTTATCGATTCTTCCATTTCTTGTCATGCTTTTTGTTGAAAAATACTGGGTGATCTCCCTTTTGCGATTTATCCAAGGATTCACTTTGGCCGGAGTGCCTGCTGCATCCCTTGCCTATATCGGAGAGGAAATCGAATCGAAAGTGCGGAATCTGGCCACATCCATCTATATTTCTACAAATGCGCTTGGCGGGATGATCGGACGGTTTCTTGCGGGGAATCTTTCAGAAACTTATAGTTGGCAATCAGCCATTACAATCATTATGATTTTTGGCATTTGCGTGTTTATTTTTGTGCTCATCGCTTTGCCAAAATCGAAATTTTTCGTCCCAAGTGCAGTAAGTTTTTTGGAAGATTTGAAAGGTTTCGGTTATCATCTAAATAACCCGATTTTACTTCTGTTATTTGGATTGGGAATCGTATTGCAAATCACATTTACCGGAACGTGGACGTACCTTCCGTTCCAATTGGCACAACCGCCTTTTTCCATGTCCCTGGACTCCATTTCCTTTTTGTATTTTGCCTATGCCTTCGGGATTATTGGAGCACCGATTGCAAGCTGGCTCTCAAATAAATTCACATTAGAAAAAGTGCGGACCTTTGCGATCTTCTTTCTTTCTTTCGGCGTATTGTGCACATTGCATTCTTCTCTCTTTGTCGTATTGTTTGGTTTGTGTGTGGTTTGTTTCGGCTTTTTCACAGCCCATTCATTAACTGCCGCAAGTGTGGGCAAAACCGCGACCCATTTGAAAGGAAGCGCATCCAGCCTTTATTTGGTTGCTTATTACATCGGGGTTGCATCCGGAAGCACTCTTGTCGCTCCCGTCTATCATCATCTGGGGTGGAAAGGGTTCATCTTAATAACCGTTGCTGTAACTATTTCCTATGTAATATTTTTAAATTTTTCATTAATAAAATACCACCAAAAAAAGAGTTTGGAAAATTAA
- a CDS encoding peptidylprolyl isomerase, which yields MYPQLTKELNPGEILVEMKTTMGSIKIKLFPEHAPKTVENFLGHAKSGYYEGIIFHRVIKDFMIQGGDPTGTGMGGESIWGQPFEDEFHPELFNLRGALSMANAGPNTNGSQFFIVQMPYVPADMVAQMEQAGFPKEIIEEYARVGGTPWLDYKHTVFGQVVEGMDVVDKIAEVETDFRDKPLEDVKILSITVIE from the coding sequence ATGTACCCACAATTAACGAAGGAATTAAACCCTGGAGAAATTTTGGTGGAAATGAAAACGACAATGGGCTCAATAAAAATAAAATTGTTCCCGGAACATGCGCCAAAAACAGTGGAAAACTTTTTGGGCCATGCCAAGTCGGGTTATTATGAAGGAATTATTTTCCATCGTGTCATTAAGGATTTTATGATCCAAGGCGGAGATCCAACCGGAACAGGAATGGGCGGGGAATCCATCTGGGGACAACCTTTTGAAGATGAATTCCATCCTGAATTGTTCAATTTGCGCGGAGCATTATCAATGGCCAATGCAGGACCAAACACGAACGGTTCACAGTTCTTTATCGTGCAAATGCCATATGTGCCGGCGGACATGGTTGCCCAAATGGAACAGGCCGGTTTCCCGAAAGAAATCATTGAGGAATACGCACGGGTTGGGGGTACCCCTTGGTTGGATTATAAACATACTGTATTCGGTCAAGTGGTGGAAGGCATGGATGTAGTGGACAAAATTGCGGAGGTGGAAACGGATTTCCGCGATAAACCGTTGGAAGATGTCAAAATTTTATCAATCACAGTGATCGAATAA